The DNA window TTAATCAAGCATCAAAGTGACATTGGATTATATCGATCTGGTGAGCTAGACAACCTCGCCCTCACCGAAAGTCCTAGCCATGCTGAATAACCTGCTCATCGTTCTGCCGATCTTCGCCCTGATCCTCGCCGGCTGGATCGCCCGCAAAACCGGCGCGCTGGGCGGGCATGCGACGCGGGAGGTCAATCGGCTCGTCGTCTACCTCGCGCTGCCGGCGCTCTTGTTCGACATCATGGCCAATGCCAAGCTCTCGGACATCTGGCAGCCGGGCTTCATCGCCGCCTTCATAGCGGGCTGCGCGGTGATCTTCGGGGTGACGCTGTGGTGGCGCATGGCGGGAGGACGTCCCCTGTCGGACGCCGCCATCGACGCGCTCAACGCCAGCTATGCCAACACCGGCTTCATCGGCTTTCCGCTGGTGCTATCGCTGGTGGGCGATGCCGGCATGGGCGCGACGCTGATTGCCACCATCCTGACGGTGTGCATCCTGTTCGCCTTCGCCATCATCTTAGTCGAGGGCGGGCTGCAATCGGAAACCCGCAAGCGCGACATCGCCTATAAGACGCTGATCTCGCTGGCGAAGAACCCACTGCTGGTCGCCCCGGCGCTGGGGGCGCTGGTGATGCTGTCCGGCTTCCCGCTGCCGGCGCCGGTCCACGCCTTCACCAAGCTCCTGGGCGGGGCGGCCTCGCCCTGCGCGCTGATCGCGCTGGGCCTGTTCCTGGCCGGCACCAAGACCGGCAAGTTCGGCGAGCGGCTGTCCACCACCGGCGTGCTGGTGGGGCTGAAGCTGGTGGCCCAACCGGCCATCACCTGGCTGATCGCCGTGCCGCTGCTGCAACTGCCGACGCTCGCCGCGCACACCGTGGTGCTGCTCGCCGCGCTGCCGACCGGCACCGGCCCGTTCATGCTGGCGGAGTTCTACCGCCGGGAAGCGGGGCTCACGGGGCGGGTGGTGCTTGCCTCGACGTTGCTGTCGGTGGTGACGATCTCGGCCTATCTGGCGGTGGCCGGTGGTCCGGCGGTGGGGTGAGGTTGGCTGGCTCCCCCTCATCAGATGCCTGACGGTTGCGCCTGCACTCAGGCTATCGCCCGGCGGGCCTCGGTGATGAACTGGCGTATGTTTTGGGCATTGAGGGAAGGGCTGAAGTAGAAGCCCTGGTAGACGGTGCAGCCGTTGGCTTGCAGCCAGTCGATCTGTTCCCTGGTTTCCGTGCCCTCGGCGATGGTCGTGATGCCCAACTCGGCGCTGAGGGAAATGATGGCCTTGACGATCGCCTGCCCCTTGGCGCTGTGCGAAATGTCGCGGACGAAGGATTTGTCGATCTTGAGCTGGTCGAGCGGCAGCTTCTTCAATACCGACAGCGAAGAAAAGCCGGTTCCAAAATCATCGAGCGCCCAGCTGAATCCGAGATGAAGCAGCTCGGTCATCTTGGCGGCAGCCTGGTCGGCATCATCCACAAATATGCTTTCGGTCAGCTCCAGCTTGAGCTTTTTCGGATCGGCGGCGCTGGCGCGGATCGTGGTCTCTATACTCTGAACGAAGTCGGCTCGGCGAAACTGTTCGCAGCTGATGTTGATCGAGACGGTCAAATGCTGGGTGAGTGGATCCTCTGCCCATCTGGCCTGCTGGGCACAGGCCTCGCGCAGAACCCAATCGCTGATGGGGAAGATCAGCCCAGTTTCTTCGGCAAGCGGGATGAAATCGTCCGGCGAAATGGCGCCGCGCGTCGGGTGCGTCCAGCGCAGCAGAGCTTCCACTCCGACGACGTGGCCCGATTGTTCCACCTGTGGCTGGTACTGAAGGAAGAATGCGCCCTGCGCCAGGGCACGGTGAAGATCCCTTTCGAGCGCTTTTCGGCTGGTCAGGTCGATTTGCATCACGGCGAACATGCCGACCAGACACGCCATGGCCGCGATATGATTGGCCCACACGCCATAGAGTCTGAGCTCAGGGGGCGGCAATATGTTCGGGTCGGTGATCCCGATGTCCGTCGATCCGAAGAGGATGTACGCGGCGATGCAAAGAATCGGGATCAGACATCTCCGAACCATGCCGCGATCTTGCGAGATGAAAAATATCCCTACGGCGAGCGGGATGAAATAGACGTGGACCGACCTCGACGTTCCTGCAAATGGCGTGTCGAACAGGCACAAGACCGCCGCGAACACGGGGAGGGTGCCCGATATGAATTTCCCCTCCAAATACAGATCTCTAGTCTTGAATATGAGAAGCTGCGCGGCGACGACGAAAGGTAGGGCGAGGTGAATGAAAGCGAGGTATGTTTTGCCTATCGCGAAGTAGTATATCCCCCAGGTTGTGCCAAGAAATGCCGTAGACAGCGCGCCGATATTAAATACAGCTCGAACTCTCCATTTCGAACTCGCATTTAATCTATTCGGGCTGGAGGGCATGTTTGGTTCGCTAGGATGACTTGGTTTCGTTGCTGGGTGTGCTGAGCACTCGAAGATCAGTGGGAAGGTAGGTTGTTACACCTACGTGCTCGGCTGGGCTGCGTATAGCTTTGCGCTCGAACCGTGTCCATCAAGGCCAATATCAGAATTGGATTATGGCTAACGGGCGCGGAACTGACGCCCCTCACGTCGCGCGTATCTGCGTGCCGCTCAACCCGCTGGTCGTTTGTGAGCGGCAATGCGCCACTTTGCAGGCCGGTTCGGCCTATCTCGCGCTGGTCGACGGCGCGCTTGTCGGCCGGTCGGTCCGTTCGTTCTGGCTCGCCTTGCGCAGTTGGACGCGGGCGAAGCGCTCCACCGCCGCCTGCTGGCAAGGGACGGTGGCGAGGTCGGTGCTGATGACGCGCCGGCCGACCGGCCAGAGCGACAGGTAGGCCATCCTGAAGCATTGAAGGCCCAGAGAGCGGCCACGCACCGTCAGGTAGCAGAAAATGCCGATGACGAGATAGGCGGCGCACAGCGGAAGCCCGAAGGTCAGCATCCACAAGGGATTGAGGAAGAAGCCGAGTACGCTTGCGATGGCTGTTGTGGGCACCGGATCCTGCCCGCCGAGATCGCGGATGTGCACGGCATCCCTGCCGAAGGGAGAGAGGCTGAGCCCAGCCATCTCGATGGCTGCCCGTGCCAGCGGCCGGCCAAAGGTGGTCAGCGAGAAGACAGCGGCGCCGATCAGCCAGAACAGTGCCGTCCAGCCCCCACCCAACGCACACCAAAGCAAACAGCCGGCGAAATGCACGCACGCCCCCACACAGACACCACGCGTCCGCCGCGTAAAATACGTTCTGAACGTTTCCGGCAATAGAGTGAAAACTCTAGGGTGCTAATCCTCGATCGGCGGAGTTTGCGGTTGCGGCTTGGCGACGCCGGTTGACGCCGCTGCCATCGCCGTCTGAAGCTGTTGCGATGAGCGACACTCTATATCCCCCGATCGAACCTTACGAAACCGGGCTTTTGCCGGTTTCCGATGACAATTCCATCTATTGGGAAGTATCCGGCAATCCCGTCGGAAAGCCCGCGCTCTATCTGCACGGCGGGCCGGGCAGCGGCCTTGGCCGGGGCGAGTATCGCCGCCGTTTCGATCCACAGAAATATCGCGTCGTCGGCATCGAACAGAGAGGGTGCGGGCGCAGCCGCCCGCTGGCCAGCGAGGCGGTCAGCGATCTCGCCAGCCATACGACGCAAGCTTTGATCGAAGATATCGAAGCGGTGCGGTGCCATCTTGGTATCGCCGTCTGGCTGGTTGCCGGTGTTTCCTGGGGCGCGACGCTGTCGCTCGCCTATGCCGAGGCGCATCCGGACAAGGTGACCGAACTGGTGCTTGCGGCGGTGACCACCACCAGCCGAGCTGAGGTCGACTGGATCACCGAGGGCGTCGGCCGGTTCTTTCCGGAGGCGTGGCAGCGGTTCGAGCGTGCTTCCGGCCGTCGCCCCGGCGAGCGGGTGGTGGACGCCTATGCGCGCCGCCTGGCGTCGCCCGACATGGAGGATCGCCTGCGGGCGGCCCATGCCTGGAACGACTGGGAAGCCACCCACATTTCCCTCGATCCCAATTGGGTACCGACCGATCAGCGGTTCGACGAGGAGCGAGGATTGGTCTTCGCGACCCTGGTGACCCACTACTGGGCCAACGACGGCTTCCTCAGGAATGGCGCGGAAATCCTGAACCGCCTGCCGTCGATCGAACACATCCCGGCCGTTCTGATCCACGGCCGCCGCGACATCAGCTCACCGGTGATCACGGCCTGGGAACTGCACCGCCGCTGGTCGGCCAGCTGTCTAGTGATCGTGGAGTCCGAGGGGCACGGCGGCCCGCAGTGCTATGGTGAGATGCGATTGGCGCTGGATGGGTTTGCTTGAGGAGCCGCCCATGTGGACGCGGGCGACCCCATGCCAGTGGATCAGGCCTTGTGGACCGAGATCAGGAGCATCATCGGGCGTTCCACCTCCTCCTCGGACAGATCAGGCGCCTCACGCACCTGTTCGGGCGTCGGGCCGAACTCCTCGATCCGGCGGAGCGTAAAGCCTTCTTCGATCAGGGTGTTGAGCGTGGTTGCCATGGTCCGGTGGTACTTGAGCACGTCCTTCACGAACCACTCGGTGTGGCGCTCGCCCTCGATCGAATAGCTGTTGACGGGCCAGGTCTTGCGGCCGTCTTCGTCCGTTATCCAGCGGGGGTGGGCCGGCGCCATGTAGATCGGATGCTCGGTGGTGAACACCAGGTCGCCACCCGCCGCCAGCGCATCATGAATGGTGCGCACCAGGCGCCTGAGGTCCCTGACGTAGTGGAACGCCAGCGAACTGTAGACCAGATCGAACGCCGCCTTAGGCAACTCCAGCGTTTCGAGATCGGCCACGCGATAGTCGATAGCCGGATCGGCGGTGTCCAGGCGGGCGCGGGCGAGCATCTTCTCCGAAATGTCGAAGCCAAGCACCGACACTGCACCTTGCTCGCGCATCCAGCGCGAAGCCCAGCCGAAGCCGCAGCCGAGATCGGCGACGCGTTTGCCGGCCAGCGGCGGCAGCATGGCGCGGACCAGCGGCCACTCGGTGGCGCCTTCCAGGCCGATCACCTGCCGGGGATACTGGGTGTAGCCGGAAAAGAACTCGGGATTGTCGTAGATATTCTGTGCCATTTTCATCTCCTTGGAAAAAGGTGTGACGAGGCACGTGCCCAACGCCAAAAACCTCGTCCGCGAGGGCGAGGCCAGGGTTGGCG is part of the Pleomorphomonas sp. PLEO genome and encodes:
- the pip gene encoding prolyl aminopeptidase, which codes for MSDTLYPPIEPYETGLLPVSDDNSIYWEVSGNPVGKPALYLHGGPGSGLGRGEYRRRFDPQKYRVVGIEQRGCGRSRPLASEAVSDLASHTTQALIEDIEAVRCHLGIAVWLVAGVSWGATLSLAYAEAHPDKVTELVLAAVTTTSRAEVDWITEGVGRFFPEAWQRFERASGRRPGERVVDAYARRLASPDMEDRLRAAHAWNDWEATHISLDPNWVPTDQRFDEERGLVFATLVTHYWANDGFLRNGAEILNRLPSIEHIPAVLIHGRRDISSPVITAWELHRRWSASCLVIVESEGHGGPQCYGEMRLALDGFA
- a CDS encoding putative bifunctional diguanylate cyclase/phosphodiesterase codes for the protein MFAAVLCLFDTPFAGTSRSVHVYFIPLAVGIFFISQDRGMVRRCLIPILCIAAYILFGSTDIGITDPNILPPPELRLYGVWANHIAAMACLVGMFAVMQIDLTSRKALERDLHRALAQGAFFLQYQPQVEQSGHVVGVEALLRWTHPTRGAISPDDFIPLAEETGLIFPISDWVLREACAQQARWAEDPLTQHLTVSINISCEQFRRADFVQSIETTIRASAADPKKLKLELTESIFVDDADQAAAKMTELLHLGFSWALDDFGTGFSSLSVLKKLPLDQLKIDKSFVRDISHSAKGQAIVKAIISLSAELGITTIAEGTETREQIDWLQANGCTVYQGFYFSPSLNAQNIRQFITEARRAIA
- a CDS encoding AEC family transporter; this encodes MLNNLLIVLPIFALILAGWIARKTGALGGHATREVNRLVVYLALPALLFDIMANAKLSDIWQPGFIAAFIAGCAVIFGVTLWWRMAGGRPLSDAAIDALNASYANTGFIGFPLVLSLVGDAGMGATLIATILTVCILFAFAIILVEGGLQSETRKRDIAYKTLISLAKNPLLVAPALGALVMLSGFPLPAPVHAFTKLLGGAASPCALIALGLFLAGTKTGKFGERLSTTGVLVGLKLVAQPAITWLIAVPLLQLPTLAAHTVVLLAALPTGTGPFMLAEFYRREAGLTGRVVLASTLLSVVTISAYLAVAGGPAVG
- a CDS encoding YccF domain-containing protein, with translation MHFAGCLLWCALGGGWTALFWLIGAAVFSLTTFGRPLARAAIEMAGLSLSPFGRDAVHIRDLGGQDPVPTTAIASVLGFFLNPLWMLTFGLPLCAAYLVIGIFCYLTVRGRSLGLQCFRMAYLSLWPVGRRVISTDLATVPCQQAAVERFARVQLRKASQNERTDRPTSAPSTSAR
- a CDS encoding class I SAM-dependent methyltransferase — translated: MAQNIYDNPEFFSGYTQYPRQVIGLEGATEWPLVRAMLPPLAGKRVADLGCGFGWASRWMREQGAVSVLGFDISEKMLARARLDTADPAIDYRVADLETLELPKAAFDLVYSSLAFHYVRDLRRLVRTIHDALAAGGDLVFTTEHPIYMAPAHPRWITDEDGRKTWPVNSYSIEGERHTEWFVKDVLKYHRTMATTLNTLIEEGFTLRRIEEFGPTPEQVREAPDLSEEEVERPMMLLISVHKA